A section of the Marinoscillum sp. 108 genome encodes:
- a CDS encoding LEA type 2 family protein — protein sequence MKNAIIVATLLFLGACTRPENAPQFIGIENIEVSKIMGTNAVLKAEAIFYNPNDVKMKLRKVNIDIELEGKKIGVINQEFTTKVPALSEFRVPLNASFDITEIGLLNGIISILGGKKVVVHYKGFVKVSVHGYPATVPIDFEEEVRM from the coding sequence ATGAAAAACGCAATAATCGTAGCGACTTTGCTCTTTCTGGGAGCTTGCACGCGACCCGAAAATGCTCCACAGTTCATAGGGATAGAGAACATTGAAGTCTCAAAAATCATGGGCACCAATGCCGTGCTTAAAGCAGAAGCTATTTTTTACAACCCCAATGATGTAAAAATGAAGCTGCGCAAAGTGAACATTGATATCGAGCTGGAAGGGAAGAAAATCGGAGTGATCAACCAGGAATTTACGACCAAAGTACCTGCTCTTTCCGAATTCAGGGTGCCATTGAATGCCAGTTTTGATATAACAGAAATCGGACTACTCAATGGCATCATCAGCATCCTGGGTGGGAAAAAGGTGGTAGTCCATTATAAGGGGTTTGTGAAAGTCTCCGTGCACGGTTACCCGGCCACTGTTCCTATTGACTTTGAAGAGGAAGTAAGGATGTGA
- a CDS encoding thymidylate synthase, producing the protein MKQYLDLMQYILDHGVEKGDRTGTGTLSIFGHQMRFNLQDGFPLVTTKKVHLRSIIHELLWFIKGDSNIKYLNDNKVTIWDEWADSNGELGPVYGVQWRSWPKSDGTTVDQLSGLIDTIKNNPNSRRMIISAWNVGEIEKMALPPCHTLFQFYVADGKLSCQLYQRSADVFLGVPFNIASYALFTMMIAQVCGLEYGDFVHTFGDTHLYSNHLEQARLQLSREVRPLPIMRLNPDVKDIFSFTIEDFTLENYDPHPHIKAQVAV; encoded by the coding sequence ATGAAACAATACCTCGATTTGATGCAGTATATCCTGGACCACGGTGTGGAAAAGGGAGACAGAACAGGCACAGGTACCCTGAGCATTTTCGGACATCAGATGAGGTTCAATTTGCAGGATGGTTTCCCCCTTGTTACCACCAAAAAAGTGCACCTCCGATCGATCATACATGAACTGCTTTGGTTTATCAAAGGAGATTCCAATATCAAGTATCTAAATGATAACAAGGTGACCATATGGGACGAATGGGCAGATTCCAATGGTGAACTAGGCCCTGTCTATGGGGTGCAGTGGCGCAGCTGGCCCAAGAGCGATGGCACCACGGTAGACCAGCTTTCGGGCTTGATCGACACCATTAAAAACAATCCCAATTCACGAAGAATGATCATCAGTGCCTGGAATGTGGGCGAAATAGAAAAAATGGCTTTGCCACCATGTCATACCTTGTTTCAGTTTTATGTAGCCGATGGTAAGCTTTCCTGTCAGCTGTATCAGCGCAGTGCTGATGTGTTTTTGGGGGTACCTTTTAATATTGCCTCCTATGCACTCTTCACGATGATGATAGCGCAGGTGTGTGGGCTGGAATATGGAGATTTTGTACACACGTTTGGGGATACACACCTTTATTCCAATCATTTGGAGCAGGCGCGTCTTCAGCTTTCTCGTGAAGTAAGGCCTCTTCCGATTATGCGACTAAATCCTGACGTGAAAGACATTTTTTCCTTCACCATTGAGGATTTTACACTGGAAAACTACGATCCACACCCTCATATCAAGGCCCAGGTGGCAGTTTAA
- a CDS encoding RND family transporter has product MSLWVVITIFFAYHLQFLKADFEFEKFFPLDDPDITFYENHLNHFGYDNDYLLIILENNNGVFRQDFLKKIAQLTASIKSEEGVIQVGSPLDFQQPIKAPLGVTLVPLIHLENPELYPQDSARMFAHPIYRYFFGIDGRSLLVQVTHQHFEDPVSADLLVNNLNQLLTQEHFDHFRLAGKLVAQKAFIGYIQSDFILFIASALVVSFLLLTLVFRSLKVSLMPYLISVTSLIWLLGLMALLGQTITILGSLIPPVILFVSTSDAIHLINAFRADEQPDFITRLKTAIHKVLTPTFLTSVTTAIGFFSLVTIDTEPIRFLGIFCGIGILLSFIITFAFGPLLIHQSYAPRKSGTATRYLAIWVIRHFRVVLAGTTLLVILSVAGLYLLKTDARLLDDLPADSEVRQDFEFVDIHYGGSKPWEMAYWPKDPNGSIWEEEVMREAHKIHQYLLKEYPMERLWSPVTFAMYGHQMINGGSSAAFEMPDTQNYHRAIRTIRPYTRKPEVPSLIGKNEHYARFTGFIPEYGSFETIRKDQELLSYLDAHINHDVIEYRLTGTTYLIDKSHGMLSANLMRGLLIAISVISLILGIYFRSLKILLISLIPNIIPLLATAGYMGLAGISLKLTTSIIFAVAFGIAVDDTIHFISVYRRQKARNRIYRMINTFQTAGKAMSITTLVIVSGFVLFLFSSFGATYYLGLFLSLSLTIALIIDLTLLPLLLHFTKNKNSL; this is encoded by the coding sequence GTGAGCCTATGGGTGGTTATCACCATTTTCTTTGCGTATCACCTGCAGTTTCTCAAAGCGGATTTTGAATTCGAGAAGTTTTTCCCTCTTGATGATCCAGACATCACTTTTTATGAAAATCACCTAAACCATTTTGGCTACGACAATGACTATCTCCTGATTATTCTGGAAAATAACAATGGAGTATTTCGTCAGGACTTTCTTAAAAAAATCGCTCAGCTAACGGCCAGTATCAAATCAGAAGAGGGCGTAATTCAGGTTGGCTCTCCGCTCGATTTTCAACAGCCCATTAAAGCTCCTCTTGGGGTAACACTTGTTCCGCTCATTCATCTGGAGAACCCGGAACTATACCCACAAGACAGTGCAAGAATGTTTGCTCACCCTATCTACAGGTACTTCTTTGGTATTGATGGCAGGTCTTTACTCGTACAGGTTACCCATCAGCATTTCGAAGACCCCGTTTCCGCTGATCTACTGGTCAATAACCTGAACCAGTTACTCACCCAGGAGCATTTTGATCACTTCCGACTGGCGGGAAAACTTGTGGCTCAAAAGGCATTCATCGGATACATTCAGAGCGATTTTATTCTCTTCATCGCATCAGCACTCGTGGTGAGCTTTCTTCTTCTTACCCTCGTCTTTCGCTCACTGAAAGTATCGCTCATGCCCTACCTCATCAGTGTCACCAGTCTTATCTGGTTGCTGGGACTGATGGCCTTGCTGGGGCAGACCATTACCATTTTGGGTTCGCTAATTCCTCCTGTTATTCTATTTGTATCCACCTCTGATGCCATTCACCTCATCAATGCCTTCAGGGCAGACGAACAACCCGATTTTATCACCAGGTTAAAGACAGCCATCCATAAGGTGCTCACACCTACTTTTCTCACCTCGGTCACCACTGCTATTGGTTTTTTTAGTCTTGTGACCATCGATACAGAACCTATTCGCTTTCTGGGGATTTTCTGTGGGATTGGCATTCTGCTCTCTTTTATCATCACTTTTGCTTTTGGACCATTGCTGATCCATCAAAGCTACGCGCCACGCAAATCAGGTACAGCCACAAGGTACCTGGCCATCTGGGTGATCCGGCATTTCAGAGTCGTTCTCGCTGGCACCACACTCCTGGTGATCTTATCTGTGGCAGGACTTTATCTCCTCAAAACCGATGCTCGCCTCCTGGATGATCTTCCTGCGGACTCAGAAGTCAGGCAGGACTTTGAATTTGTGGACATTCACTACGGAGGGTCCAAGCCCTGGGAAATGGCCTACTGGCCTAAAGATCCCAATGGCAGCATTTGGGAGGAGGAGGTCATGCGAGAGGCTCACAAGATTCATCAGTACTTACTAAAGGAGTATCCCATGGAGCGACTTTGGTCACCGGTCACCTTTGCCATGTATGGCCATCAAATGATCAATGGAGGAAGCTCTGCAGCATTTGAGATGCCTGATACACAAAATTACCATAGAGCCATTCGAACCATACGCCCTTACACCCGGAAGCCTGAAGTCCCCAGCCTGATCGGCAAAAATGAGCATTATGCCCGCTTTACGGGTTTCATTCCTGAATATGGATCATTTGAAACCATCCGAAAAGATCAGGAGCTCCTTTCCTACCTCGATGCCCACATTAATCATGATGTCATTGAGTACCGACTCACTGGCACCACTTACCTGATCGACAAAAGCCATGGAATGCTCTCCGCTAACCTGATGCGTGGACTTCTAATCGCCATTTCAGTCATTTCTTTAATACTTGGGATTTATTTTCGTTCGCTTAAAATCCTGTTGATCAGCCTAATTCCCAATATCATACCCCTTTTAGCCACGGCCGGGTACATGGGGCTTGCAGGAATTTCGTTAAAACTCACAACCTCCATTATATTTGCTGTTGCATTCGGTATTGCAGTGGATGACACCATTCATTTTATATCAGTGTACCGAAGGCAAAAAGCTAGAAATAGGATATACAGAATGATCAATACTTTTCAGACTGCTGGTAAGGCCATGAGCATTACCACACTGGTAATTGTTTCGGGTTTCGTTTTATTCCTTTTTTCCTCATTTGGAGCTACTTATTACCTGGGCTTGTTTTTGTCCTTGTCCCTGACAATAGCCCTGATCATTGATCTAACCCTACTTCCGCTACTCCTTCATTTTACAAAAAACAAGAACAGTTTATAG
- a CDS encoding MmcQ/YjbR family DNA-binding protein translates to MNIEDLRNHCIVKPGVTEEFPFDADTLVFKVMGKMFALANVEDFVSVNLKCDPEKAIRLREEFEDVLPGYHMNKKHWNTVMAVGILSDQQIREWVDDSYDLVVSGLPAKLKAELKNL, encoded by the coding sequence ATGAACATCGAAGATCTGAGAAATCACTGCATTGTCAAGCCAGGAGTGACTGAGGAGTTTCCTTTTGATGCCGATACATTGGTATTTAAGGTGATGGGCAAAATGTTTGCGCTGGCCAATGTAGAAGATTTTGTCAGTGTCAACCTGAAGTGTGATCCAGAGAAAGCCATCAGGCTGCGAGAGGAGTTTGAGGATGTGCTGCCGGGCTATCACATGAACAAGAAACACTGGAATACCGTGATGGCAGTTGGGATTCTTTCTGACCAGCAAATACGGGAGTGGGTGGATGATTCATATGATCTGGTAGTCTCCGGCCTACCGGCCAAATTGAAAGCAGAACTGAAGAACCTATGA
- a CDS encoding 1-acyl-sn-glycerol-3-phosphate acyltransferase, which translates to MLVFLRVFFCAVWSIFWISLSLIIYLFTFRTAIPVAMARSCWAPGILWAFRIRIEKSGMEVIERDKPYVFVCNHQSYLDIPILFRAIPANLYFVAKKELRIIPFLGWYMMATGMIFIDRSNRKKSMESLKRSAKLINQGKSVLMFPEGTRTVDHQIAHFKKGPFILSKEANVPILPIGIRQTGKSFTWGKWSSTQMVVSVSAPITCDGSAEVVEQVREKVALLANKPVASLTGG; encoded by the coding sequence ATGCTGGTATTTTTAAGAGTTTTCTTTTGTGCGGTTTGGAGCATCTTTTGGATTAGCCTGTCGCTCATTATCTATCTATTCACTTTTCGCACAGCCATACCTGTGGCGATGGCCCGTAGCTGCTGGGCTCCGGGTATTTTGTGGGCTTTTCGCATCCGAATAGAAAAGAGTGGGATGGAAGTCATTGAGCGAGACAAACCCTATGTGTTTGTCTGTAATCATCAGTCGTATTTGGATATACCCATTCTTTTTCGGGCGATTCCTGCCAACCTGTACTTTGTGGCAAAGAAAGAGTTGAGAATCATCCCATTCCTTGGGTGGTACATGATGGCCACGGGCATGATTTTTATCGATCGGTCCAATCGGAAGAAATCGATGGAGAGTCTGAAGCGATCAGCTAAACTGATTAATCAGGGAAAATCAGTGTTGATGTTTCCCGAAGGCACACGCACAGTGGATCATCAGATCGCTCATTTCAAAAAAGGTCCTTTTATTTTATCCAAAGAGGCCAATGTGCCGATCCTTCCCATAGGCATCAGGCAGACCGGAAAGTCCTTTACCTGGGGCAAATGGAGCAGTACCCAGATGGTAGTGAGCGTATCTGCTCCGATCACCTGCGATGGAAGTGCCGAAGTGGTGGAGCAGGTCAGGGAAAAGGTAGCTCTACTGGCTAATAAGCCAGTAGCCTCATTGACAGGTGGATAG
- a CDS encoding SGNH/GDSL hydrolase family protein has protein sequence MKLIYLFCLIFPLSCMEADDNRPENEEKTKDETPANDDSEPEGEESSENEENNEDTTMTNGSISFLALGDSYTIGESVEIAERWPVQLVTELRERGVEMKDPEIIARTGWTTAELQGGIDNSEVKGPYDWVSLLIGVNNQYRGYSISIYRTEFESLLQQAIDFAGGDKRRVIVVSIPDYGVTPFAANSDRAKIAREIDDYNNMAKGFSEAYGVTFFNITPISREAATKPEYVAEDGLHPSGEMYAAWVQMILPHALEILDE, from the coding sequence ATGAAGTTGATTTATTTGTTTTGCTTGATTTTCCCACTTTCCTGTATGGAGGCAGATGATAACCGCCCTGAAAATGAGGAGAAAACAAAGGATGAAACGCCTGCTAATGACGATTCTGAGCCAGAAGGTGAGGAAAGTTCTGAAAATGAAGAAAATAATGAGGATACTACTATGACAAATGGAAGCATAAGTTTTCTCGCTTTGGGTGACTCATACACCATTGGAGAAAGTGTGGAAATAGCAGAAAGATGGCCTGTACAGCTGGTCACAGAGCTCCGTGAAAGGGGTGTGGAGATGAAAGATCCCGAGATCATTGCCAGGACAGGGTGGACCACAGCGGAGCTTCAAGGTGGTATCGACAATTCCGAGGTTAAAGGGCCTTATGATTGGGTTTCGTTGCTTATAGGAGTGAATAATCAGTATCGTGGCTACAGCATATCTATTTATCGGACCGAGTTTGAGTCCCTTCTACAACAGGCCATTGACTTTGCCGGAGGCGACAAGCGTAGGGTGATCGTGGTGAGTATTCCTGACTATGGAGTAACACCCTTTGCGGCCAATAGTGATCGGGCTAAAATCGCTCGTGAGATAGACGATTATAACAATATGGCCAAAGGCTTTTCGGAGGCTTACGGTGTGACATTTTTCAATATCACACCTATATCCAGGGAAGCTGCCACCAAGCCCGAATATGTGGCTGAAGATGGCCTCCACCCGTCAGGAGAAATGTATGCGGCATGGGTGCAAATGATCCTTCCTCACGCACTGGAAATCTTAGATGAGTGA
- the leuS gene encoding leucine--tRNA ligase, translating into MAEYKHLEVEKKWQQYWQENKIYEVSIDPSRPKYYILDMFPYPSGAGLHVGHPLGYIATDIISRFKRLKGHNVLHPMGFDAFGLPAEQYAIQTGQHPAITTETNITRYKEQLTNLGFSYDWSREVRTSEPSYYKWTQWIFKQLFNSWYNKDSDKAEHIDTLISAFAESGNQSINAVCDDDVPAFSSSDWNSWSEEAQQKMLLKYRLTYIAETTVNWCPALGTVLSNDEVKDGFSERGGHPVVKKSMAQWSMRITAYADRLISGLDKIDWPEPIKDMQRNWIGKSYGAEVDFAIENSDKKIRVFTTRIDTIYGVSFMVVAPEAEIVQHLTTPEQKQEVEDYIAVAKNRSERERMSDVKTVSGVFTGSYVIHPFSGEKVPVWIADYVLAGYGTGAVMAVPSGDQRDFDFAKHFDLPIVQIIDSQKITETEADATKEGKMINSGILNGLTPLEAIDKAIAEVEKKGIGVRKVNYRLRDAIFGRQRYWGEPIPVHFKNGIPYLLEDSELPLNLPEVDKYLPTEDGAPPLGRADNWQYKDGTPYELTTMPGWAGSSWYFFRYMDPDNDQEFASEKALDYWQQVDFYMGGSEHATGHLLYSRFWTKFLYDMGFIKVDEYAKKLVNQGMIQGRSNFVYRVKNENKYVSFGLRKEFDTYPVHVDVNIVKDDILDLEAFKSFRPDAEDAEFVLENGKYVCGWEVEKMSKSKYNVVNPDDLVEKYGADTLRMYEMFLGPIEQSKPWNTNGIEGVYKFLRKFWTLFHNNREDLLVVSEEPATKEELKVLHGLLKKIEEDIERLSLNTSVSNFMIAVNELGALSCNKRAILEPMVIALAPFAPHLSEELWSLLGHEESIFNASFPVFDPTHLVEDSFEYPIMVNGKMRAKIQLGADLSKEEIESQALAHPNVQKWTEGKAPKKVIVVPKKIVNVVV; encoded by the coding sequence ATGGCCGAGTACAAACATCTGGAGGTAGAAAAAAAATGGCAACAATACTGGCAGGAAAACAAGATCTATGAAGTAAGCATAGATCCTTCCAGGCCCAAGTATTACATCCTGGATATGTTTCCGTATCCTTCAGGTGCCGGACTACACGTAGGCCACCCACTTGGCTACATTGCTACAGACATTATTTCTCGTTTCAAACGACTCAAAGGGCACAATGTGCTTCACCCGATGGGTTTTGATGCCTTTGGCCTACCGGCTGAGCAGTATGCCATCCAGACCGGTCAGCATCCGGCCATTACCACGGAAACCAACATCACCCGCTACAAAGAACAGCTCACCAATCTGGGATTTAGCTATGACTGGTCTCGCGAGGTGCGTACTTCAGAACCCTCCTACTACAAATGGACCCAATGGATCTTCAAGCAGCTATTTAACAGCTGGTACAACAAAGACTCAGACAAGGCAGAGCATATCGACACATTGATCTCAGCTTTCGCCGAAAGCGGAAATCAGTCTATCAATGCCGTGTGTGATGATGACGTGCCTGCATTCAGTTCAAGTGATTGGAATAGCTGGTCTGAAGAGGCACAGCAAAAAATGTTGCTCAAATACCGACTGACCTATATCGCAGAAACCACCGTAAACTGGTGTCCGGCTTTAGGTACTGTCCTTTCCAACGATGAAGTAAAAGACGGATTTTCGGAGCGGGGCGGCCACCCTGTCGTGAAAAAGAGCATGGCGCAATGGAGCATGCGCATCACGGCCTATGCCGACAGACTGATTTCCGGGCTGGATAAAATTGACTGGCCAGAGCCTATCAAAGACATGCAACGCAACTGGATCGGCAAATCCTATGGCGCTGAAGTAGATTTTGCCATTGAAAACTCAGATAAGAAGATCAGGGTCTTTACCACCAGAATTGACACCATCTATGGGGTGAGCTTCATGGTGGTGGCACCTGAAGCCGAAATCGTACAGCACCTGACCACTCCTGAGCAAAAGCAAGAGGTTGAAGATTATATTGCCGTGGCCAAAAACCGCTCTGAGCGTGAGCGAATGAGCGACGTGAAGACCGTTTCCGGGGTGTTTACCGGGAGTTATGTGATCCATCCATTTAGCGGAGAGAAAGTACCTGTCTGGATTGCCGACTATGTGTTGGCAGGATACGGTACCGGAGCAGTGATGGCCGTGCCCAGCGGAGACCAAAGGGATTTTGACTTTGCCAAGCACTTTGACCTGCCGATAGTACAAATAATCGATTCGCAAAAGATTACCGAAACGGAAGCTGATGCCACCAAAGAGGGCAAAATGATCAATTCTGGTATTCTGAATGGACTTACTCCACTTGAGGCCATCGATAAGGCCATTGCTGAGGTGGAGAAAAAGGGAATTGGGGTTAGAAAAGTGAACTACAGATTGCGTGACGCCATCTTTGGTCGCCAGCGCTACTGGGGTGAGCCTATTCCGGTTCACTTCAAAAATGGTATCCCCTATCTACTGGAAGACAGCGAACTGCCACTCAATCTTCCCGAGGTAGATAAGTATCTCCCCACAGAAGACGGTGCCCCACCACTGGGCCGTGCGGACAACTGGCAGTATAAGGATGGTACTCCCTATGAGCTGACCACCATGCCTGGTTGGGCCGGATCCAGCTGGTACTTTTTCAGGTACATGGACCCGGACAATGATCAGGAATTTGCGTCTGAAAAAGCCCTTGACTACTGGCAGCAGGTGGACTTCTATATGGGCGGCAGTGAGCATGCCACCGGTCACCTCCTCTACTCCCGTTTCTGGACCAAATTCCTCTACGACATGGGATTCATCAAAGTAGATGAGTATGCTAAGAAGCTGGTGAATCAAGGAATGATTCAGGGCCGCTCAAACTTCGTTTACCGGGTAAAAAATGAGAACAAATATGTGTCCTTTGGACTGAGAAAGGAATTTGATACTTACCCGGTGCACGTGGATGTCAACATTGTAAAAGATGATATTCTGGACCTGGAGGCGTTTAAGTCATTCAGACCAGACGCAGAAGATGCAGAGTTTGTATTGGAAAACGGCAAATACGTCTGTGGCTGGGAAGTAGAAAAAATGTCCAAATCCAAGTACAATGTGGTCAATCCGGATGATCTGGTGGAGAAATACGGTGCTGATACACTCAGAATGTACGAGATGTTTCTTGGACCTATAGAGCAGAGTAAGCCCTGGAACACCAATGGCATAGAGGGTGTTTACAAATTTCTCAGGAAATTCTGGACGCTCTTCCACAACAACCGGGAGGATCTCCTGGTGGTCTCAGAGGAGCCCGCCACCAAAGAAGAGCTAAAGGTGCTCCACGGTCTTCTAAAGAAAATTGAGGAAGACATAGAGCGCTTATCACTCAACACCTCAGTGAGTAATTTCATGATCGCCGTGAACGAACTGGGGGCACTCAGCTGTAACAAGCGGGCTATACTGGAGCCAATGGTTATCGCCCTGGCCCCTTTCGCTCCACACCTTTCTGAGGAGCTCTGGTCACTTCTCGGACATGAGGAAAGCATTTTTAATGCCTCCTTCCCTGTATTTGATCCCACTCATCTGGTAGAGGATAGTTTTGAGTACCCGATCATGGTGAATGGAAAAATGAGAGCGAAAATTCAATTGGGAGCGGATCTGTCCAAAGAAGAAATCGAGTCGCAGGCACTGGCTCACCCCAATGTACAGAAATGGACTGAAGGTAAAGCGCCTAAAAAGGTAATCGTAGTACCTAAAAAGATCGTCAATGTGGTGGTATAA
- a CDS encoding VOC family protein, which yields MKVEHLAIWVGDLEAIKSFYVKYFGAIASDLYHNPKKNFKSYFLTFADGDTRLELMQQPDHHQKGISTQLGWAHMALSLGSREAVDEYTERFRRAGITIHSEPRTTGDGYYESVILDPEGNIIELTV from the coding sequence ATGAAAGTAGAACACCTGGCAATCTGGGTTGGTGACCTGGAAGCCATCAAATCATTCTATGTGAAGTATTTCGGAGCCATTGCCTCCGATCTTTATCACAACCCTAAGAAGAACTTCAAATCCTATTTTTTAACCTTTGCAGATGGGGATACGCGCCTGGAACTGATGCAGCAACCAGACCATCACCAAAAGGGGATCTCTACTCAATTGGGTTGGGCTCATATGGCGCTAAGTCTGGGAAGCAGAGAGGCCGTGGATGAGTACACAGAACGATTCAGACGTGCGGGCATCACCATTCACAGCGAACCACGAACTACAGGTGACGGCTATTACGAAAGCGTCATACTGGATCCCGAGGGAAACATCATTGAACTGACGGTTTAG
- a CDS encoding DUF6728 family protein — translation MSEKQNQSEEKNDAGYYFNFKEVLTYFFRKKDPSRPTNTSIKMMHGINKISMIMFLICVIVIIVRYIIRS, via the coding sequence ATGTCAGAAAAACAAAACCAGAGCGAAGAGAAAAATGATGCTGGTTACTATTTCAATTTCAAAGAAGTATTAACCTATTTTTTCAGAAAAAAAGACCCTTCTCGACCGACCAATACGAGTATTAAGATGATGCATGGAATCAATAAGATTTCCATGATCATGTTTTTGATCTGCGTGATTGTCATCATTGTGAGGTACATCATCCGGTCATAG
- the sdaAB gene encoding L-serine ammonia-lyase, iron-sulfur-dependent subunit beta, producing the protein MSERSSVFDMIGPVMIGPSSSHTAGVVRIGRVARKILKDKPTKAIITFYNSFARTYEGHGSNRAILAGLMDFPTDDERIKGALELAKDAGIEYKFKSIGNASTLHPNTVRLNLTSKDNQAEVVGESRGGGVIRIREVNGFDCNFTASAHTLIIHADDQKGSIAFISDVLSHDDCNIATMTVSRKGKNDLACLVFEMDSGIKTITLEYLRNLNWVRSVLYIPDIDQ; encoded by the coding sequence ATGTCTGAAAGAAGCAGTGTATTTGATATGATAGGCCCTGTGATGATAGGCCCGTCCAGCTCGCATACAGCTGGAGTGGTACGTATAGGCAGGGTGGCCCGTAAAATTCTGAAAGACAAACCCACCAAGGCCATCATTACCTTTTATAATTCTTTTGCCAGAACCTATGAAGGACATGGGAGTAACCGAGCTATTTTGGCCGGTCTCATGGATTTTCCTACGGATGATGAGCGCATCAAAGGTGCGCTGGAGCTGGCGAAAGATGCTGGTATCGAGTACAAGTTTAAGTCTATAGGCAATGCTTCTACGCTTCATCCCAATACGGTAAGGCTGAACCTTACCTCCAAGGACAATCAGGCCGAAGTGGTAGGAGAGAGCCGAGGTGGTGGGGTGATCAGAATCCGTGAAGTCAATGGCTTTGACTGCAATTTCACGGCCAGTGCCCACACACTCATCATTCATGCCGATGACCAGAAGGGAAGCATCGCCTTCATTTCAGATGTGCTTTCACATGACGATTGCAACATCGCTACCATGACTGTTTCCAGAAAAGGAAAGAACGATCTGGCCTGCCTGGTTTTTGAAATGGACTCAGGCATAAAAACCATCACTTTAGAATATTTACGTAACCTTAACTGGGTGAGGAGTGTCCTCTACATACCCGACATTGATCAATGA
- a CDS encoding peroxiredoxin: MNKGLKIGDDIPEVTLKDQEGHLIDLTSFKGKHSLVVYFYPKDDTPGCTLEACSFRDRYDEFEEAGAKVIGISGDSVGSHSRFASRHGLNFMLLSDINRVAEKEFGVPRNLLGLLPGRVTYVFNKEGKLVSTFSSAVKATRHIKESLKALSTCQ, from the coding sequence ATGAATAAAGGATTAAAAATAGGCGATGACATTCCTGAAGTAACCCTCAAAGATCAGGAAGGCCATCTGATTGATTTAACCTCGTTCAAAGGGAAACATTCTTTGGTGGTATATTTCTATCCAAAGGACGATACTCCGGGGTGTACCCTGGAAGCTTGCAGTTTCAGAGATCGATATGATGAATTTGAAGAGGCCGGCGCCAAGGTGATCGGTATCTCAGGAGATTCTGTAGGTTCCCACAGCCGTTTTGCTTCGCGTCACGGTCTCAATTTCATGTTATTGAGTGATATCAACAGAGTCGCTGAAAAGGAATTTGGGGTGCCGAGAAACCTGTTGGGGTTATTACCAGGTAGGGTCACCTACGTCTTTAACAAGGAAGGAAAGCTGGTATCCACCTTCAGTTCGGCGGTGAAGGCCACCAGACACATCAAGGAGTCGCTGAAAGCGCTATCCACCTGTCAATGA